A genomic window from Streptomyces sp. HUAS YS2 includes:
- a CDS encoding molybdopterin-dependent oxidoreductase: MPRPRRTALPTLRPPAFNGRLHDARTATAVGRWLGAAFAVCFVTGLVSHYLQHPPDWLANHLPPRPVWGYRLTQGLHIASGLAAIVLLLVKLWAVYPRLFVWPPVRSVRHALERLSVAVLVASAVFQVLTGLLNIVEWYPWPFSFVPVHFAVAWVVTGSILLHLAVKAPEITAHWSRRSEGTLTLPAEDGPDRRSLLLGAGAAVGVVTLTTVGQSFTPLKAFDLLAPRHPDHGPQGLPVNRTAAAAGVSERGMEAWRLEVAGPRPYTLTLDALRVMPRAAARLPIACVEGWSVEARWEGVRIRDLLERAGGRPGSDAVRVTSLEVSGAYRVMEMGAEYADDPLSLLALTLNGRTLSLDHGFPARIIAPNRPGVLQTKWVHRLEVL; the protein is encoded by the coding sequence ATGCCCAGGCCGCGTCGGACCGCCCTGCCCACGCTCCGGCCACCCGCCTTCAACGGCCGTCTGCACGACGCGCGAACGGCGACCGCCGTGGGCCGGTGGCTCGGCGCGGCGTTCGCGGTCTGCTTCGTCACCGGGCTGGTCAGCCACTACCTCCAACACCCGCCGGACTGGCTCGCGAACCATCTGCCGCCCCGCCCGGTGTGGGGCTACCGGCTGACCCAGGGGCTGCACATCGCCAGTGGTCTCGCGGCGATCGTGCTGCTCCTGGTGAAGCTGTGGGCGGTGTACCCGCGGCTGTTCGTGTGGCCGCCGGTGAGGTCCGTGCGGCACGCCCTGGAGCGGCTGTCCGTCGCGGTTCTTGTCGCCTCGGCCGTGTTCCAGGTGCTGACCGGGCTGCTCAACATCGTCGAGTGGTACCCCTGGCCCTTCTCCTTCGTACCGGTGCACTTCGCCGTCGCCTGGGTCGTGACCGGCTCGATCCTGCTGCACCTGGCGGTCAAGGCGCCCGAGATCACGGCCCATTGGAGCAGGCGCTCGGAGGGGACGCTCACGCTGCCGGCCGAGGACGGCCCGGACCGCCGTTCCCTGCTCCTCGGTGCCGGAGCCGCCGTCGGCGTGGTCACGCTGACGACGGTGGGGCAGTCCTTCACTCCGCTGAAGGCGTTCGACCTGCTGGCCCCCCGCCACCCGGACCACGGTCCGCAGGGGCTGCCGGTGAACAGGACCGCCGCCGCGGCCGGAGTGTCCGAGCGGGGCATGGAGGCCTGGCGCCTCGAGGTCGCCGGACCGCGCCCGTACACGCTCACCCTCGACGCCCTGCGCGTGATGCCCCGGGCCGCGGCCCGGCTGCCGATCGCCTGCGTCGAAGGCTGGAGCGTCGAGGCCCGCTGGGAAGGCGTACGGATCCGGGATCTGCTGGAGCGGGCGGGTGGCCGACCGGGGAGCGACGCCGTGCGGGTGACCTCGCTGGAGGTGAGCGGCGCCTACCGGGTGATGGAGATGGGCGCCGAGTACGCGGACGATCCGCTGAGCCTGCTCGCCCTCACCCTCAACGGTCGGACCCTCTCCCTCGATCACGGCTTCCCGGCCCGGATCATCGCCCCGAACCGCCCCGGGGTGCTGCAGACCAAGTGGGTGCACCGGCTGGAGGTGCTGTGA